In Vitis riparia cultivar Riparia Gloire de Montpellier isolate 1030 chromosome 19, EGFV_Vit.rip_1.0, whole genome shotgun sequence, the following proteins share a genomic window:
- the LOC117908642 gene encoding probable glutathione S-transferase — translation MADEIILLDFWPSMFGMRVRLALAEKGLKYEYREEDLWNKSALLLEMNPVHKKIPVLIHNGKPICESLIIVQYIDEVWCDKSPLLPSDPYQRAQARFWADYIDKKLYELGRKIWSTKGEEQETAKKEFIECLKLLEGELGEKPYFGGEKIGFVDVALVTFSCWFYAYETFGNFSIEAECPKLIAWTKRCMEKESVSSSLEDPHKVHGFIMGMRKRFGIE, via the exons ATGGCAGACGAGATTATCTTGTTGGATTTCTGGCCTAGCATGTTTGGTATGAGGGTCAGACTTGCCCTGGCAGAGAAGGGTCTCAAGTATGAATATAGAGAGGAGGACCTGTGGAACAAGAGCGCTTTGCTTCTTGAGATGAACCCAGTTCATAAGAAAATCCCAGTTCTGATCCACAATGGAAAGCCCATTTGTGAGTCTCTGATAATAGTTCAGTATATTGATGAGGTTTGGTGCGATAAATCTCCGCTTTTGCCTAGTGACCCATACCAGAGAGCTCAGGCCAGGTTCTGGGCGGACTACATAGACAAGAAG CTCTATGAACTTGGAAGGAAGATATGGTCAACCAAAGGAGAAGAGCAGGAAACAGCCAAGAAGGAATTCATAGAGTGCCTTAAGCTTTTGGAAGGAGAGCTTGGAGAGAAGCCTTACTTCGGTGGTGAAAAAATTGGGTTTGTAGATGTGGCTCTGGTGACCTTCTCTTGCTGGTTTTATGCATACGAGACCTTTGGCAACTTCAGCATAGAGGCGGAGTGCCCCAAGTTGATCGCTTGGACCAAGAGGTGCATGGAAAAGGAGAGCGTGTCGTCTTCTCTGGAAGACCCACACAAGGTCCATGGCTTTATCATGGGGATGAGAAAGAGGTTTGGTATAGAGTAG